One Anopheles marshallii chromosome 3, idAnoMarsDA_429_01, whole genome shotgun sequence genomic region harbors:
- the LOC128711509 gene encoding syntaxin-5, producing the protein MQSRARRRYGADDTGDSFAVITIGSDGPTNHNQRVEDIQEKPKYPQPASATSWLPSISSRIFASVAPAPPNPEPRNAWHEVPPKKGAGFWTGDRSNEVTKNDDDDDGDDSEAKDSLIPEFTMTARDRSGEFASAIRSLQGRNIQRAVNLKDPRKAKHMQSYSEFMMIAKHIGKNIASTYTKLEKLTLLAKKKTLFDDRPAEIQELTYIIKGDLNSLNQQIARLQEVSKSQRRSTNGKHLLSHSSNMVVALQAKLANMSSDFKQVLEVRTENLKQQKTRRDQFSQGPMAGGLPPSTMRGSTQGSLLLQEQQDQVCIDMGGASATGGGSSSDRTPLLQQQQQLVLYDESDSYVQERAETMQNIESTIVELGGIFQQLAHMVKEQEEMVERIDSNLQDVELNVEAAHGEILKYFQSVTKNRWLMIKIFGVLIMFFIFFVIFLA; encoded by the exons ATGCAATCAAGGGCAAGACGTCGATACGGTGCTGACGATACGGGTGATTCATTCGCTGTAATAACGATCGGTTCTGACGGACCTACCAACCACAATCAGCGCGTCGAAGACATCCAGGAAAAACCGAAGTATCCACAGCCAGCCTCAGCCACCAGCTGGTTACCATCGATATCGTCACGAATCTTTGCATCCGTAGCACCTGCACCACCGAACCCGGAACCTCGCAACGCTTGGCACGAGGTGCCTCCAAAGAAAGGTGCAGGCTTTTGGACGGGTGACAGATCAAACGAAGTCACCAagaacgacgacgacgacgacggagACGATTCGGAGGCTAAGGACAGCTTAATACCGGAGTTCACAATGACGGCACGGGACCGTTCCGGGGAGTTTGCGAGTGCGATCCGCTCGCTGCAGGGTCGCAACATACAGCGAGCAGTGAATTTGAAGGATCCCCGAAAGGCGAAACATATGCAGAGCTACTCGGAGTTTATGATGATTGCCAAACACATTGGCAAAAACATTGCCAGCACGTACACCAAGCTGGAAAAATTAACGCTCC tggcgaagaaaaaaaccctgttCGACGATCGACCGGCCGAAATTCAGGAGCTGACGTACATAATCAAGGGCGATTTGAACTCGTTAAATCAGCAAATTGCCCGGCTGCAGGAAGTCTCGAAATCGCAACGTCGATCCACGAACGGTAAACATTTGCTCTCACATTCCTCCAACATGGTTGTCGCGCTGCAGGCAAAGCTGGCGAACATGAGTTCCGACTTCAAGCAGGTGCTGGAAGTGCGGACGGAAAACTTGAAGCAACAGAAAACGCGCCGCGATCAG TTCAGTCAAGGTCCAATGGCGGGTGGATTGCCTCCATCGACGATGCGGGGCTCAACGCAAGGCAGTTTGCTGCTGCAGGAACAGCAGGATCAGGTCTGTATCGATATGGGGGGCGCATCGGCGACCGGTGGTGGTTCCAGTTCCGACCGGACACCACtgctacagcagcagcaacagctcgTACTGTACGACGAATCCGATAGCTACGTCCAGGAACGGGCCGAAACGATGCAAAACATCGAAAGCACGATCGTGGAGCTGGGTGGCATCTTCCAGCAGCTGGCCCACATGGTAAAGGAGCAGGAAGAGATGGTGGAACGCATCGATAGCAATCTGCAGGACGTCGAGCTAAACGTGGAGGCGGCCCACGGGGAAATTCTCAAGTACTTCCAATCCGTCACCAAGAACCGCTGGCTAATGATCAAGATCTTTGGCGTGCTGATaatgtttttcatctttttcgtCATCTTCCTGGCGTAG
- the LOC128710869 gene encoding striatin, translating to MRINRIEDRMDDNSSLGHQNGGGSAVGQLGGIGGGAGSGQGVGTGGLGDMSNSGAGSGLVGKGGAAGGGMSGAGNCDDQNNKTPTQYSIPGILHFIQHEWARFELERSQWDVDRAELQAKIAVLVGERKGQESLKSDLIRRIKMLEYALKQERAKFHRLKYGVDPPMNDIKPPTDEPGIGTEVAPDPEVPYSSVSNITWRQGRQLLRQYLQEIGYTDTILDIRSNRVRSLLGLNNNSEQEENVNPNVNGGTESNKRASESQGRRTPAKKPSSVTEAMILDSEAAVIANFEFLAREDVEMSDDDDVSDEIDLVVGDSDDTDMKTTKRKAKGNTLNDDMDAEADEVINELNPLTEGEDVIMEDSNKIGVAGDDLYVGYNKTGMPRHPTIPGIGNDEEVDSSLGELAQLTVNNETESAYDVSNSKEPYRKTWNAKYTLRSHFDGVRALAFHPQEPVLITASEDHTLKLWNLQKTVPAKKSASLDVEPLYTFRSHNGPVLCLAMSATGEQCYSGGLDGAINCWNLPSSNIDPYDSYDPEVMRCTIDGHTDAVWGLAVNHAKNTLVSCSADGTVKLWSPSGKIPTNSTTFTSETEGIPTSVDFVKDQIDRIVVAYSSTHCIIYDTETGKQVVKLEASQEMTGNLGKHINKVISHPTLPVTITAHEDRHIRFWDNGTGSLVHSMVAHLDAVTSLAIDAHGLYLLSGSHDCSIRLWHMDNKTCVQEITAHRKKFDESILDVAFHPSKPFIASAGADAIAKVFV from the exons ATGAGAATTAATCGTATCGAAGATAGAATGGATGACAACAGTTCGCTCGGTCACCAGAACGGTGGCGGAAGTGCAGTTGGCCAGCTGGGAGGTATTGGAGGCGGTGCGGGCAGCGGCCAGGGCGTTGGAACCGGCGGGCTTGGTGACATGAGCAACAGTGGTGCCGGCAGCGGGCTGGTAGGCAAGGGAGGTGCGGCCGGCGGTGGTATGTCCGGTGCCGGGAACTGCGACGATCAGAACAACAAAACGCCGACCCAGTACTCGATCCCCGGCATACTGCACTTCATCCAGCACGAGTGGGCACGGTTCGAGCTCGAGCGATCGCAATGGGACGTGGATCGGGCAGAGCTGCAG GCAAAAATTGCAGTGCTGGTGGGCGAACGGAAGGGTCAGGAATCCCTCAAATCCGATCTGATCCGGCGCATTAAGATGCTAGAGTATGCACTGAAACAGGAACGTGCTAAATTTCATCGATTAAAGTACGGCGTCGATCCACCAATGAACGATATCAAACCACCAACGGATGAGCCGGGTATTGGAACAGAAGTAGCTCCCG ATCCGGAGGTACCGTACAGTTCCGTGTCGAACATAACCTGGCGGCAGGGTAGACAGCTGTTGCGTCAGTATTTGCAGGAGATTGGCTATACCGATACAATACTAGATATACGCTCGAACCGGGTGCGCTCGCTGCTAGGGTTGAACAATAACAGCGAGCAGGAGGAAAACGTCAATCCGAACGTAAACGGCGGGACGGAATCGAACAAGCGGGCCAGCGAATCGCAAG GACGCCGAACGCCGGCTAAAAAACCATCCTCTGTAACTGAAGCGATGATACTGGACTCGGAGGCGGCGGTCATCGCGAACTTTGAGTTCCTGGCCCGGGAGGACGTGGAGATGTCGGACGACGATGATGTGTCGGACGAGATAGACCTCGTCGTCGGGGACAGTGACGATACGGACATGAAAACGACCAAACGGAAAGCCAAAGGAAACACTTTGAATGACG ATATGGACGCAGAAGCGGATGAAGTAATCAATGAGTTGAATCCATTAACAGAAGGTGAGGATGTTATTATGGAGGACAGTAACAAAATCGGGGTCGCCGGAGATGATCTTTATGTTG GATATAATAAAACTGGAATGCCACGCCATCCGACGATACCGGGCATAGGCAACGATGAGGAGGTGGATTCGTCACTCGGTGAGCTGGCTCAGCTGACGGTAAACAACGAGACGGAGTCGGCGTACGATGTGTCCAACTCGAAGGAGCCATACCGCAAGACGTGGAACGCCAAGTACACGCTCCGTTCGCACTTTGACGGTGTGCGGGCATTGGCTTTCCACCCACAGGAACCGGTCCTGATAACTGCCTCTGAGGACCACACGCTGAAGCTGTGGAATCTACAGAAAACTGTGCCAGCGAAAAAGTCTGCTAGTCTCGACGTGGAACCCCTGTACACGTTCCGCTCGCATAACGGACCGGTGCTGTGTCTCGCAATGTCAGCGACCGGCGAGCAGTGCTATTCGGGTGGGCTAGACGGTGCGATCAACTGCTGGAATCTGCCGAGCTCCAACATCGATCCGTACGATAGCTACGATCCAGAGGTGATGCGTTGCACAATCGATGGACACACGGATGCCGTCTGGGGGTTGGCCGTGAATCATGCGAAGAACACGCTCGTGTCCTGTTCGGCGGACGGTACCGTCAAGCTGTGGTCACCGTCGGGTAAGATCCCCACCAACAGTACCACCTTCACGTCCGAAACGGAGGGTATACCGACGTCGGTGGACTTTGTGAAGGATCAGATCGATCGTATCGTGGTCGCGTACAGCAGCACACACTGCATCATCTACGATACCGAGACGGGCAAGCAGGTGGTGAAACTAGAGGCCAGCCAGGAGATGACCGGCAATCTCGGCAAACACATCAACAAGGTGATCAGCCATCCGACGCTGCCGGTCACCATAACGGCGCACGAGGATCGTCACATCCGGTTCTGGGACAATGGTACCGGATCGCTAGTGCACTCGATGGTGGCCCATCTCGACGCGGTCACCAGTTTGGCGATCGATGCGCACGGACTGTACCTGCTATCCGGTTCGCACGATTGCTCGATCCGACTCTGGCACATGGACAACAAAACGTGCGTACAGGAAATTACGGCGCATCGGAAAAAGTTCGACGAAAGCATACTGGACGTCGCCTTTCATCCCTCGAAACCGTTCATTGCCAGTGCCGGCGCTGACGCCATAGCGAAGGTGTTCGTTTAA